The following proteins are co-located in the Rhea pennata isolate bPtePen1 chromosome 2, bPtePen1.pri, whole genome shotgun sequence genome:
- the EOMES gene encoding eomesodermin homolog — MQLGEPLLAAAGALPGAPFYPLEGGGGGGGARGPPASGSGSPPRLDLDKAPKKFPAMLGEAEAGEPPFGAPKPDGRKATPCGEEELPPAAARYSMDSLSPERYYLQSPGPPGADLGGGCSLFPYPAAGQHGAVYQPPAAARYPYGSVLPPGGFAGAVCPPGARAQFGGGGGYQYGQAAGGGPLYGPYPAAAAGSCGGLGALGVPAAGPGLRAQVFLCNRPLWLKFHRHQTEMIITKQGRRMFPFLSFNITGLNPTAHYNVFVEVVLADPNHWRFQGGKWVTCGKADNNMQGNKVYVHPESPNTGAHWMRQEISFGKLKLTNNKGANNNNAQMIVLQSLHKYQPRLHIVEVTEDGVEDLNDSSKTQTFIFPETQFIAVTAYQNTDITQLKIDHNPFAKGFRDNYDSMYTASENDRLTPSPTDSPRSHQIVPGARYSMQPFFQEQFVNNLPPARFYNGERTVPQTNGLLSPQQNEEVASPPQRWFVTPVQQPSANKLDMNSYETEYSPSTLLPYSIKSLPLQTSHALGYYPDPTFPSMAGWGSRGSYQRKMTTGLPWTSRTSPPGFSEDQLSKDKVKEENSSSWIETPPSIKSLDSNDSGVYTGACKRRRLSPSTSSNENSPTMKCEDINAEDYSKDTSKGMGYYAFYTSP; from the exons ATGCAGCTGGGCGAGCCGCTGctggccgcggcgggggccctGCCGGGCGCCCCTTTCTACCCGctggagggcggcggcggcggcggcggggcccgcgggccgcccgccTCGGGCTCGGGCTCGCCGCCGCGCCTGGACCTCGACAAGGCGCCCAAGAAGTTCCCGGCCATGCTGGGCGAGGCGGAGGCGGGCGAGCCGCCCTTCGGCGCCCCGAAGCCCGACGGCCGCAAGGCCACCCCCTGCGGCGAGGAGgagctgccgcccgccgccgcccgctaCTCCATGGACAGCCTCAGCCCCGAGCGCTACTACCTGCAGTCGCccgggccgccgggcgccgACCTGGGGGGCGGCTGCTCCCTCTTCCCCTacccggccgcggggcagcaCGGCGCCGTGTAccagccgcccgccgcggcgcgctaCCCCTACGGCTCGGTGCTGCCGCCGGGGGGCTTCGCCGGCGCCGTctgcccgcccggcgcccgggcGCAGtttggcggcggcggcggctacCAGTAcgggcaggcggcgggcggcggcccccTCTACGGCCCCtacccggcggcggcggccggctcCTGCGGCGGGCTGGGGGCGCTGGgggtgccggcggcggggcccgggctgCGGGCGCAGGTTTTCCTCTGCAACCGGCCCCTCTGGCTCAAGTTTCACCGGCACCAGACGGAGATGATCATCACCAAGCAGGGCCG GCGCATGTTTCCTTTCCTGAGTTTTAACATCACCGGCCTCAACCCCACGGCTCACTACAATGTGTTCGTGGAGGTGGTGCTGGCGGACCCCAACCACTGGCGCTTCCAGGGGGGCAAGTGGGTGACCTGCGGCAAAGCCGACAACAACATGCAAG GCAACAAGGTTTACGTTCACCCCGAATCGCCCAACACCGGGGCTCACTGGATGAGGCAGGAGATCTCTTTTGGGAAGCTGAAGCTGACGAACAACAAAGGTGCCAACAACAACAACGCGCAG ATGATAGTACTGCAGTCTCTACACAAATACCAACCTCGGCTGCACATTGTAGAAGTGACTGAAGATGGCGTGGAAGATTTGAATGATTCTTCAAAGActcaaacttttatttttcctgaaacgCAATTCATAGCAGTTACAGCATATCAAAACACTGAT attaccCAGCTCAAAATTGACCATAATCCTTTTGCGAAAGGCTTCAGAGACAACTATGACTC CATGTACACAGCTTCAGAAAATGACAGATTAACTCCATCTCCCACGGATTCTCCTAGATCCCACCAGATTGTCCCTGGCGCCCGATACAGCATGCAACCCTTCTTCCAAGAGCAGTTTGTGAACAACCTGCCCCCTGCCAGGTTTTACAATGGCGAGAGAACAGTACCTCAGACAAACGGCTTGCTTTCCCCGCAGCAGAACGAAGAGGTGGCCAGCCCTCCTCAGCGGTGGTTTGTTACTCCTGTACAGCAGCCCAGTGCCAACAAGTTGGACATGAACTCTTATGAGACGGAGTATTCTCCTAGCACCTTGCTCCCTTACAGCATTAAATCCCTTCCCCTTCAGACATCCCATGCTCTGGGATATTACCCTGATCCAACATTTCCATCCATGGCAGGCTGGGGGAGCAGAGGCTCTTACCAGAGAAAAATGACAACAGGATTACCTTGGACCTCCCGAACAAGTCCTCCAGGTTTTTCTGAAGACCAGCTTTCCAAGGACAAggtcaaagaagaaaacagctcatcctggatagAGACTCCACCCTCCATAAAGTCTCTAGATTCAAATGATTCTGGGGTCTACACGGGTGCTTGTAAGAGAAGACGACTCTCCCCTAGCACTTCAAGCAATGAAAATTCCCCAACTATGAAATGTGAGGACATTAATGCTGAGGACTATAGTAAAGACACTTCAAAAGGCATGGGCTACTACGCATTCTATACCAGTCCTTAA